A genomic stretch from Plasmodium brasilianum strain Bolivian I chromosome 9, whole genome shotgun sequence includes:
- a CDS encoding hypothetical protein (conserved Plasmodium protein) yields MLKKTFHENANKYTKENKARSKSISFFSFFKKRKKRDSLYESVISTDNDSYVERSRDDKKKGEERREEKEEDEDEENEEEKKEEQEEQEVDVRGRKKKKLQDEHVSVGMKKRENNEVISKLIDNYSRSCSNNISNIDSNKSRNNSSDKSRNNSNNGNCSSEHAMNYRAYKMENSKVKKKRESFFQKINILQKFKNNKIKKAASSFLNLHSEYISAEKGNEEVLKTSYIGKKESRQKGLEIFYSMKKLKSYSIKDDFITLKHKAQLLKNSISFSNKRKGCKGKLSAKSKNCTTEGTTTNEYNTNGLPSNNVHSMITNVNTVKSDKGIYDKRENYSHSGRNHLLETDGTGKRDTRKIHRRVCDRSKKDAYHNNGKHAGRVQKEYVFDQFSDVEIWVEDNIYNKGTKMKDEDNKNERIFNSDCNVSNINDYLYHDGIRDEDSYISTNSNEYHKVMNSSQRKNDNLNYNNDLVTYRKCEMERMGKKKKKKKWKKRGEGRTSKGIDGSGTSEGSERSPESGGREEKIERKYESSFSPKNEYKEIANAVCTISNSWSIPSNNVAYKKEEGTEHSSCDMNNINSVHDEESKENIQRCQYKNILKTSDNPIFTVKKTNYANSRKLAECMNSRRNVSEKEIILKLMYNNNGIYFNQDEHIGSTPHLKGAKNAQVLRSDKTEKMMLNNNHLCKIVNTKERINLNKDVMEFNRKLSRDSNNRMKNITSSNNEEAHEHSSSRRIYINCYEDTNSGHVAKKDTSMNNGVDKSNTHLREYEPTHQKCVNSNRSRSNSNENIRGSGNDMINSEKIERVRSSIIDKYLINPLYNLFAQSKEVTNYANISSMEGNTPNQHRDKYYTNELQKTYKTMYDIYDAPNIGWFGCNRSLSSSSRRTTANYSLNRNTHCNSLIKQNFNYDFISCIRNNATYQKKIVLKNTNEKAQVDKAGKCMNIKCFNNHFFQGEKVPQEFMNKSITMNNLNHLSKRGMQSEYLGSSHQSAHLNRASASKESIFRTCIQRTHANLMNADKVNLYGTISKKDEEPLFGNNLLRNDSFKNKYNNHNFRERIYTSNKDLGTGSLKKVNMIIKKNVKDQLTNPSTFHGYNYSSRSGNLQVQDSRENFNFVHDSVPSYITQNTSINTVKKANIVGTNQMYMNCAKMNGMKERNFSSQNVHNNLIGKNELPTEYIRPSENNFIPNEHVNIIGGTNLNRGICPAYGGCHKRALCLQNGRSPLNHMMVKCNLFQCIKYAKDKQYMYNSTNKCKNEYMKNNLSIPLNYLRNKNLQKVHGYVSMPQAYVRLARSQGHVDAPDTPLNICGEGDHSNYYINGVYNSNIYRNVHSDVYSDLHRDAHNSANSSTQYNTHNDIHGVDKVYTVQREEGVNRLSVSRLSAEGLGAYQDCYTRDGKRYKNDIDLGSNYLYINSNNSSKNSSNNSSNYSNNNDSNNNRDGNSNSNNSNSNNNNDNNNNSNGIIHGNYGRDDAKRRCYLNPGDNKYNISQEHLRQRSECALANNHFNEILNTSLRANSMNEEMMRTCKNEKTYFPVREKNRKDMLKNYLINESHIERCTTNNIKQFALHNNEHNIYSSCNKYYNKEESGNICTNDNTYEMEDSLWVANNSTIEKDTHNYDHHNNYIHNFEANNPITEECMYFKSEEISHLLADGGKDSEAENKRDSEEENGKVNEEENRKASEEENRKVSEDENRKASEEVIKKGRSEKSKKHSNASHISNDIFADYQNNVRERSSAAYLENYNDNLYKGNYCSKQNEGSSLMRASQCYRASSSNAIIIRGNNSSLISSNFDDYSSGNNSMMKFHSCTQLTTLRGTLKREKISNGTFNTKRKGKTLKKKLTKKEGIVKDKRMSSIGKEKSSYAIKNRNYSSEKQEKVEVLKKASIVITDENLKTKQNKTKQVKGVKKIKVLKKKASKNVAEKDKMCQVKKKKKKKNSNNNHDNDNNNINNNNNDNCEDTIINYKKESIMSSSNSMYILNKLKNEEKDVVTRKKIEKGWGKRNRFNIEKEACSSTCVKWKSRNIKRNLSSTSNKIKRKCSYEKSGSGLGSSPSSGKALHDENGTPILSCKVEKEYTTGSVRKVQKKRIEAKDGEGKEVGRKNVERKVVSLGNSSKAHIGTNKKKKITNILQISKEQNQVCDSSKQKEELCLNIINHKEAKCIDKVYYSPSFSNIKAYNGSRIIRGSPSKERSALILKDCNSRSRSSINNKNIQSVANKEVTRSAGREKNNKEQAALKKNDEKICSLNKMEMPIILEFDHFHEDVKKMNHILSNSNNSNFLNLLKLEDLISIEKKFINNNVYINKHIITSNAKRGKSDGQRGRGGASGSDSGNDNRSNNCCDSRCDNRSDNRSDNRSDNRCDSRCDNRSDNCCDNRCDNRSDSRCDNRSDNCCGIVYDSNFSIVYLEQDMIYLKKKLLRTILRILLTDTYTFNEIKITIVLLTFFISIEDHRTICASLYPLSLINNLIQKFKLKIHKKIKREKKRSDLTSGQGNISNLYSHTNISKNIPFSYLFICDGKNYICINDNSLRGKSYKTKIKLNNLLGYYHYINLNRLTYYLERAGHNAKK; encoded by the coding sequence atgctAAAAAAAACGTTCCACGAAAAtgctaataaatatacaaaggAGAATAAAGCAAGGTCTAAAtctatttctttcttttcattttttaaaaaacgcAAAAAGAGGGATAGCTTATATGAAAGCGTAATTTCTACAGATAATGACTCATATGTTGAAAGATCAAgagatgataaaaaaaaaggtgaaGAAAGgagagaagaaaaagaagaggacGAAGATGAAGAGAATGaggaagaaaagaaagaagaacAAGAAGAACAAGAAGTAGATGTacgaggaagaaaaaaaaaaaaactgcaGGACGAGCATGTGTCTGTAGggatgaaaaaaagagaaaacaaTGAGGTGATATCTAAACTTATAGACAATTACAGTAGAAGCTGTAGTAACAACATTAGTAACATCGATAGTAATAAAAGTAGAAATAACAGTAGTGATAAAAGTAgaaataacagtaataatggCAATTGTAGTAGCGAACACGCGATGAATTACCGAGcatataaaatggaaaattctaaggtaaaaaaaaaaagagaaagcttttttcaaaaaattaatatattgcaaaaatttaaaaataacaaaataaaaaaggctgctagttcttttttaaacttaCACTCAGAATATATTTCCGCAGAGAAGGGTAATGAAGAGGTACTAAAAACTAGCTATATTggtaaaaaagaaagcagACAGAAAGGCTTAGAAATATTCTATAGTATGAAGAAGCTCAAAAGCTACAGCATAAAAGACGATTTTATCACCTTAAAACATAAAGCACagctattaaaaaatagtatttcTTTTAGTAATAAAAGGAAAGGATGTAAAGGGAAACTAAGTgctaaaagtaaaaattgcACTACTGAAGGTACTACTACTAATGAGTACAACACGAATGGGTTACCTTCAAATAATGTACACTCAATGATTACAAATGTTAATACTGTAAAAAGTGATAAGGGAATTTATgataaaagggaaaattaCAGCCATTCTGGGAGAAATCATCTGCTAGAAACAGATGGTACAGGAAAGAGAGATACACGAAAAATCCATAGACGTGTGTGCGATAGGAGTAAAAAGGATGCCTACCATAACAATGGGAAGCACGCGGGGAGGGTCCAAAAGGAGTACGTGTTTGACCAATTTTCTGATGTTGAAATATGGGTAGAAgacaatatatacaataaaggAACTAAAATGAAAGACgaggataataaaaatgaacgaaTATTTAACAGTGATTGTAATGTgtcaaatataaatgattatttatACCATGATGGTATAAGGGATGAAGATAGTTATATCTCTACAAACTCGAATGAGTATCATAAGGTTATGAATTCTTCACAAAggaaaaatgataatttaaattataacaacGATTTAGTAACATATAGAAAGTGTGAAATGGAGAGGAtggggaaaaagaaaaaaaagaagaaatggaaaaaaagggGAGAAGGCAGGACAAGTAAAGGAATTGATGGGAGTGGTACAAGTGAAGGAAGCGAAAGAAGCCCAGAAAGCGGCGGAAGGGAGGAAAAAATCGAGAGAAAATATGAGAGTTCATTCTCtccaaaaaatgaatataaagaGATAGCAAATGCAGTGTGTACCATTAGTAATAGTTGGAGCATTCCCAGTAATAACGTagcatataaaaaagaggaagGTACTGAACATAGTAGTTGTGATATGAACAATATAAATAGTGTACATGATGAGGAGTCAAAGGAAAACATACAACGTTGtcaatacaaaaatattcttaaaacATCAGATAATCCTATATTTActgtaaaaaaaacaaattatgcGAATAGTAGAAAATTAGCAGAATGTATGAATAGTCGGAGAAATGTGAGTGAAAAGGAAATCATATTAAAACTTATGTACAACAATAATGGGATATATTTCAACCAAGATGAGCATATTGGTAGTACTCCTCATCTGAAGGGTGCAAAAAATGCGCAAGTTTTGAGGTCTGACAAAACTGAGAAAATGATGTTAAACAATAATCATCTTTGTAAGATTGTAAACACAAAAGAGAggataaatttaaataaagacGTAATGGAATTTAATCGTAAACTATCTAGAGACTCAAATAACAGAATGAAAAACATAACTTCGAGTAATAATGAAGAAGCGCATGAACACTCAAGTAGTAgaaggatatatataaattgttatGAAGATACGAATAGTGGGCACGTCGCAAAGAAAGATACAAGTATGAATAACGGTGTAGATAAATCAAATACTCATTTGAGGGAGTATGAACCTACGCATCAAAAATGTGTAAATAGTAACAGAAGTAGAAGTAATAGCAATGAAAACATTAGAGGAAGCGGAAATGATATGATTAATAGTGAAAAGATAGAGAGGGTAAGATCCAGTATCATTGACAAGTATTTAATCAACCctctatataatttatttgcgCAAAGTAAAGAAGTAACAAATTATGCAAATATTTCATCTATGGAAGGAAATACACCTAATCAACATAGGGATAAGTATTATACTAATGAACTGCAAAAAACGTACAAAACAATGTATGACATATATGACGCTCCGAATATAGGCTGGTTCGGATGTAATAGAAGTTTAAGTAGTAGCTCCAGAAGAACAACTGCAAATTATTCGCTTAATAGAAACACACATTGCAATTCATTAATTAAGCAGAACTTCAATTATGACTTCATTTCTTGTATAAGAAATAATGCTACTTATCAGAAGAAAATAGTTTTGAAAAATACCAACGAAAAAGCACAAGTTGATAAGGCGGGAAAATGTATGAACATAAAATGTTTcaataatcatttttttcaaggGGAAAAAGTACCCCAAGAATTTATGAACAAAAGCATAACAATGAACAACCTCAATCATTTAAGTAAGAGAGGGATGCAATCTGAGTACTTGGGTTCATCGCATCAATCTGCCCATTTAAATAGAGCATCTGCTTCGAAGGAAAGCATTTTTCGAACATGCATCCAAAGGACACATGCCAACCTCATGAACGCAGATAAGGTCAACTTATACGGAACTATATCAAAAAAAGACGAAGAACCATTATTTGGAAATAATTTACTCAGAAATGATTCGTTCAAGAACAAGTATAATAACCATAATTTTAGAGAAAGGATCTATACAAGCAATAAGGATTTGGGAACCGGTAGTCTTAAAAAGGTTAATATGATTATTAAGAAGAATGTGAAAGATCAGTTGACAAATCCGAGCACATTTCATGGCTACAATTATAGTAGTAGGAGTGGAAATTTACAGGTGCAAGACAGtagagaaaattttaatttcgtCCATGATAGTGTTCCTAGTTATATAACACAAAACACAAGTATCAACACAGTTAAAAAAGCTAACATTGTAGGGACTAATCAGATGTATATGAATTGCGCAAAAATGAATGGAATGAAGGAAAGAAATTTTTCTTCTCAGAatgttcataataatttaataggaaaaaatgagTTACCTACAGAATATATAAGACCATctgaaaataatttcattccAAATGAacatgttaatattattggAGGTACAAATTTAAATAGGGGTATATGTCCAGCATATGGGGGATGCCATAAAAGGGCATTATGTTTACAAAATGGCAGATCACCATTAAATCATATGATGGTTAAGTGTAACCTTTTTCAATGCATTAAGTATGCAAAGGATAAACAATACATGTATAACAGTactaataaatgtaaaaatgaatacatGAAAAACAATTTAAGCATTCCTTTAAATTATCtaagaaataaaaacttGCAAAAAGTGCACGGGTACGTGTCAATGCCTCAGGCGTATGTACGTCTTGCGAGAAGCCAGGGGCATGTGGACGCTCCTGATACTCCGTTAAACATATGTGGTGAGGGGGATCATAGTAATTATTACATCAATGGTGTATATAATagcaatatatatagaaatgtGCACAGTGATGTGTATAGTGATTTGCATAGAGATGCACATAATAGTGCAAACAGTAGTACACAATATAATACTCATAATGATATACATGGTGTTGACAAAGTGTATACTGTCCAACGGGAAGAAGGTGTAAACCGATTGAGCGTATCGAGGCTGAGCGCCGAGGGGTTAGGAGCCTACCAAGATTGCTACACAAGAGACGGTAAGAGATATAAAAACGACATTGACCTTGGCTCTAATTACctttatattaatagtaacaatagtagtaaaaatagtagtaacaatagtagtaactatagtaataacaatgatagtaataataatagagatggtaatagcaatagtaataatagcaatagtaacaataacaatgataataacaacaatagtaATGGCATTATTCATGGTAACTACGGCCGTGATGATGCAAAGAGGCGATGTTACTTAAATCCTGGTGATAACAAGTATAACATTTCTCAAGAGCATTTGAGACAGCGTAGTGAATGTGCTTTAGCTAATAATCATTTCAACGAAATTTTGAATACATCTCTCAGAGCTAATTCAATGAATGAAGAGATGATGAGAACatgcaaaaatgaaaaaacatattttccTGTAAGAGAGAAAAATCGCAAAGacatgttaaaaaattatttaattaacgAGAGCCATATTGAACGTTGTACTACCaacaatataaaacaattcGCTCTTCATAATAATGAGCATAACATCTACAGCAgttgtaataaatattacaataaaGAGGAATCAGGAAATATTTGTACCAATGATAATACCTATGAGATGGAAGATTCCCTATGGGTAGCCAATAATTCTACTATTGAAAAAGATACACATAATTATGATCATCATaacaattatatacataacttTGAAGCTAACAACCCAATTACAGAGGAGTGCATGTATTTCAAGTCGGAAGAGATCTCGCACCTATTGGCGGATGGGGGAAAGGACAGTGAAGCGGAAAATAAAAGGGATAGTGAAGAGGAAAACGGAAAGGTCAATGAAGAGGAAAACAGGAAGGCCAGTGAAGAGGAAAACAGGAAGGTCAGTGAAGACGAAAACAGGAAGGCCAGTGAAGAGGTAATCAAAAAGGGTCGTAGCGAGAAGAGTAAAAAACATAGTAATGCCTCTCACATTTCGAACGATATATTTGCCGATTATCAAAATAATGTACGAGAAAGGAGCAGTGCGGCGTACCTAGAAAATTACAAtgataatttatacaaaGGAAACTATTGCAGTAAGCAAAATGAGGGGAGCAGCCTGATGAGGGCATCGCAATGCTACCGTGCTAGTTCGAGCAACGCTATTATTATTCGTGGCAACAACAGTAGTCTAATTAGCAGCAACTTTGACGATTATAGTAGTGGTAATAATAGTATGATGAAGTTTCACAGTTGCACTCAGTTGACCACACTTAGGGGAACCttgaaaagagaaaaaatatcaaaCGGTACATTTAACACCAAGCGGAAGGGTAAAACGCTTAAAAAGAAGTTGACAAAGAAAGAGGGTATAGTTAAGGATAAGAGAATGAGTAGTATTGGAAAAGAGAAAAGTAGCTATGCTATAAAGAATAGAAATTATTCGAGCGAAAAACAGGAAAAAGTGgaagttttaaaaaaggcGAGTATAGTAATTACAGacgaaaatttaaaaacaaaacaaaacaaaacaaaacaagtGAAAGgagtgaaaaaaataaaagttttaaaaaagaaagctTCAAAAAATGTAGCTGAAAAGGACAAAATGTGtcaagtaaaaaaaaaaaaaaaaaaaaaaaatagtaataataatcatgataatgataataataatattaataataataataatgataattgtGAGGatactattattaattacaaaaaagaaagtataaTGAGTTCAAGCAACTCGATGTACATCcttaacaaattaaaaaatgaagagaaaGATGTTGTTACAAGAAAGAAGATTGAAAAGGGATGGGGGAAACGTAACCGATTTAACATAGAAAAAGAAGCGTGCTCTAGTACGTGTGTTAAATGGAAAAGTCGTAATATTAAGAGGAACCTTTCTAGCACTTCTAAcaagataaaaagaaaatgcaGTTATGAAAAAAGTGGCTCAGGTTTGGGTTCTAGTCCAAGTTCCGGGAAAGCTTTGCATGATGAGAACGGAACACCCATCTTGAGTTGTAAAGTAGAAAAGGAATATACAACAGGGAGCGTAAGGAaagtgcaaaaaaaaagaatagaaGCCAAGGACGGAGAAGGTAAAGAAGTAGGGCGAAAAAACGTAGAACGCAAGGTAGTATCATTAGGGAATTCCTCTAAAGCTCACATAggtacaaataaaaaaaaaaaaataactaatatattacaaataagtAAAGAACAAAACCAGGTGTGTGATAGTAGTAAGCAGAAAGAAGAATTATGcctaaatataataaatcataAGGAAGCTAAGTGTATAGATAAGGTGTATTATAGTCCATCTTTTTCGAATATAAAGGCATATAACGGATCAAGAATTATAAGGGGGTCTCCATCAAAAGAGAGGTCTGCATTGATACTTAAGGACTGCAATAGTAGAAGTAGAAGCAGCATAAACAATAAGAACATACAATCAGTGGCTAATAAGGAGGTTACGAGAAGTGCAGGtagggaaaaaaataacaaagaaCAAGccgctttaaaaaaaaatgatgaaaaaatatgttctttaaataaaatggaaatgcCAATTATTCTCGAGTTTGATCATTTTCACGAGGAcgttaaaaaaatgaaccaCATATTAAGTAACTCAAACaatagtaattttttaaatctacTAAAATTAGAAGATTTAATAtctattgaaaaaaaatttattaacaataatgTGTATATTAATAAGCATATAATAACATCTAACGCTAAAAGGGGTAAATCGGACGGACAACGTGGTAGGGGCGGCGCTAGCGGAAGTGACAGTGGAAATGATAACCGTAGTAACAATTGCTGTGATAGCCGCTGTGATAACCGCAGTGATAACCGCAGTGATAACCGCAGTGATAACCGCTGTGATAGCCGCTGTGATAACCGCAGTGATAACTGCTGTGATAACCGCTGTGATAACCGCAGTGATAGCCGCTGTGATAACCGCAGTGATAACTGCTGTGGTATCGTGTATGACAGCAATTTTAGTATCGTTTATTTAGAACAAGATATGATATacttaaagaaaaaattgctAAGAACTATTTTGCGCATATTATTAACTGATACCTACACATTCAacgaaattaaaataactaTTGTGTTgctaactttttttatttccatagAAGATCATAGAACAATTTGTGCGAGTTTGTATCCCTTGTCATTGATTAATAATTTGATAcaaaaattcaaattaaaaattcataaaaaaataaaaagagaaaaaaaaaggagtgaTTTAACCAGTGGTCAAGGTAATATTAGTAACCTGTATTCTCATACAAATATTTCGAAAAACATACCCTTTAGTTATCTCTTTATTTGCGATGGGAAAAACTACATATGCATTAATGACAACTCGTTAAGGGGAAAATCGTATAAAACCAAAATAAAGTTAAACAACTTATTAGGGTATTACCACTATATCAATTTAAATCGATTAACGTACTACCTCGAACGAGCGGGTCACAACGCCAAAAAGTAG